A stretch of the Aggregicoccus sp. 17bor-14 genome encodes the following:
- a CDS encoding glycosyl hydrolase family 18 protein: MRSLGAVAVLLVLWTGAGCGAGDEALEQPTPEPLAPGEPAVPPALPPGAPQGVQAAVAGDGLLASWSAPAASAGAGPVQRYSLRCTPDCGEQQVDAQVHELQLQGLREDTEYTLEVAAVNTVGEGPAALSSPVRLPKRSRLPGAPTAVSAAAGDAQATVRWTAPSQTGSSALRSYTVRCTPACTARSVAAPATSVTVPGLSNGTAYTFRVSAVNDAGEGAASSASNAVTPQAPLPPPPPPPAASGRWVSAYYVGYQRSLYPEAELDLSTLTHLIVGRVTPLATGTLNTTFDIDATNGPAMARTLSSRAHAAGKKALLMVGGAGEHDTFAAAASSANRARFVSSLLSAMDSLGYDGLDLDWEPILDADQAPLLALVQALRAARPGILLTLPAGWVNANFPGDVGSYYAQLAAQLDQLNLMSYDMAADWTGWDSWHFAALYGESATHPSSIDSTVRAYLAAGVPAAKLGLGLGFYGSCWRGVSAPRVPVTASVALLESDNAMSYANIVSLYAPRATAAWDEAAQQAYLTSSSGAGPQGCNFISYEDPRSILAKGTYARSQGLGGAIVWTVNEGHLASAPAGSRDPLMRAAADAFLAP; the protein is encoded by the coding sequence ATGCGGAGTCTGGGGGCCGTGGCAGTGCTGCTGGTGCTGTGGACGGGGGCGGGGTGTGGCGCGGGGGACGAGGCGCTCGAGCAGCCGACGCCGGAGCCGCTCGCGCCGGGAGAGCCCGCGGTGCCGCCGGCGCTGCCGCCGGGCGCGCCGCAGGGGGTGCAGGCCGCGGTGGCGGGCGACGGGCTGCTCGCGAGCTGGAGCGCTCCGGCTGCGTCCGCGGGCGCCGGCCCCGTGCAGCGCTATAGCCTGCGCTGCACCCCGGACTGCGGGGAGCAGCAGGTGGACGCGCAGGTGCACGAGCTGCAGCTGCAGGGGCTGCGCGAGGACACGGAGTACACGCTGGAGGTGGCTGCGGTGAACACGGTCGGCGAGGGCCCCGCGGCCCTCTCCTCTCCCGTGCGCCTGCCCAAGCGCAGCCGGCTGCCGGGGGCGCCCACGGCGGTGAGCGCCGCGGCGGGGGATGCCCAGGCCACGGTGCGCTGGACGGCGCCGTCGCAGACGGGCAGCTCCGCGCTGCGCAGCTACACCGTGCGCTGCACGCCCGCGTGCACCGCGCGCTCGGTCGCCGCGCCGGCCACCAGCGTCACGGTCCCGGGGCTGAGCAACGGCACCGCCTACACCTTCCGGGTCTCGGCGGTGAACGACGCAGGCGAGGGCGCGGCCTCGAGCGCGAGCAACGCCGTGACGCCGCAGGCCCCGCTGCCTCCGCCTCCTCCGCCCCCTGCCGCTTCGGGCCGCTGGGTGTCGGCCTACTACGTGGGTTACCAGCGCAGCCTCTACCCGGAGGCCGAGCTGGACCTCAGCACGCTCACCCACCTCATCGTGGGGCGGGTGACGCCGCTGGCCACGGGCACCTTGAACACCACCTTCGACATCGACGCGACGAACGGCCCCGCCATGGCGCGCACCCTCTCGAGCCGCGCGCACGCGGCCGGCAAGAAGGCGCTGCTGATGGTGGGCGGCGCGGGTGAGCACGACACCTTCGCGGCCGCCGCCTCCTCGGCGAACCGCGCGCGCTTCGTGAGCAGCCTGCTCTCGGCGATGGACAGCCTCGGCTACGACGGGCTGGACCTGGACTGGGAGCCCATCCTCGATGCGGACCAGGCCCCGCTGCTCGCGCTGGTGCAGGCGCTGCGCGCGGCCCGGCCCGGCATCCTGCTCACGCTGCCCGCGGGCTGGGTGAACGCGAACTTCCCCGGCGACGTGGGCAGCTACTACGCGCAGCTCGCCGCGCAGCTGGATCAGCTCAACCTCATGTCCTACGACATGGCGGCGGACTGGACGGGCTGGGACAGCTGGCACTTCGCCGCGCTGTACGGCGAGAGCGCCACGCACCCCAGCTCCATCGACTCCACCGTGCGCGCCTACCTCGCGGCCGGCGTGCCCGCGGCGAAGCTGGGGCTGGGCCTGGGCTTCTACGGCTCGTGCTGGCGCGGGGTGAGCGCGCCGCGCGTGCCCGTCACGGCCTCCGTCGCGCTGCTGGAGAGCGACAACGCCATGAGCTACGCGAACATCGTCTCGCTCTACGCGCCCAGGGCCACGGCCGCGTGGGACGAGGCGGCGCAGCAGGCCTACCTCACCTCGAGCAGCGGGGCGGGGCCGCAGGGCTGCAACTTCATCTCCTACGAGGACCCGCGCTCCATCCTCGCCAAGGGCACGTACGCGCGCTCCCAGGGGCTGGGCGGCGCCATCGTGTGGACGGTGAACGAGGGGCACCTGGCGAGCGCGCCCGCGGGCTCCCGCGATCCGCTGATGCGGGCGGCCGCGGACGCCTTCCTCGCGCCTTGA
- a CDS encoding DNA/RNA non-specific endonuclease: MKKLVIAAAAVLWLSACGTDADLGGDGVASQLEQDFGGPSGLAEFFDTHTEAEIQAALAPYGVGYRVRTDDVHAENISDCVKFFPSSDRSIWHSFDGEYYYIDASGRPNRAYKYLPIIAAAPRQDTCQTSIGQWGDAENPSNDYDGGHLIGSQLGGWGGRANIVPQDANFNRGNWAQLENKMATCGSLPSGRLRYYIGANYPNSTTLIPNTMTMQITNQSSGASVSMSFTNVDYGGTNGTTERTKGVNWLTSQGCG, from the coding sequence ATGAAGAAGCTTGTGATCGCGGCAGCGGCTGTCCTGTGGCTCAGCGCGTGCGGCACGGACGCGGACCTGGGGGGAGACGGAGTCGCCAGTCAGCTGGAGCAGGACTTCGGCGGCCCCAGCGGGCTCGCGGAGTTCTTCGACACGCACACCGAGGCCGAGATCCAGGCGGCGCTCGCGCCCTATGGCGTGGGCTACCGCGTGCGCACGGACGACGTGCACGCCGAGAACATCAGCGACTGCGTGAAGTTCTTCCCCTCGAGCGACCGCAGCATCTGGCACAGCTTCGACGGCGAGTACTACTACATCGACGCCTCGGGCCGCCCGAACCGCGCCTACAAGTACCTGCCGATCATCGCCGCGGCGCCGCGCCAGGACACCTGCCAGACCAGCATCGGGCAGTGGGGTGACGCGGAGAACCCCAGCAACGACTACGACGGCGGGCACCTCATCGGCTCGCAGCTGGGCGGCTGGGGCGGGCGCGCGAACATCGTGCCGCAGGACGCGAACTTCAACCGCGGCAACTGGGCGCAGCTGGAGAACAAGATGGCCACCTGCGGGAGCCTCCCCAGCGGCCGCCTGCGCTACTACATCGGCGCGAACTACCCGAACTCCACCACGCTCATCCCCAACACGATGACCATGCAGATCACCAACCAGTCCTCGGGCGCCAGCGTCTCCATGTCCTTCACCAACGTGGACTACGGCGGCACCAACGGCACCACCGAGCGCACCAAGGGCGTGAACTGGCTCACCAGCCAGGGCTGCGGCTGA
- a CDS encoding collagen-like protein — translation MLNAFGRALLGSGLLAVAACKGSAGSAGSEGPAGAPGPQGAAGPQGEPGATGAQGPAALVATLPEPAGTNCPHGGVLLQAAVDRNGNGAVDEGEADPTSARYLCNGADGAQGAQGPDGPTGPPGEPGALALYGDGSAGDFTLFSTSPPRNLAIGYGSMVNGANLMFHNVRIDGTLIVASGTTIRATGDITLGPLGIIAVNPEQQVQSINSPSRGIALSAADGYQGGRGLDLGRSALLTRFDLSGAGGGFRPKHGNTTSAFGGEAGGRLILAARGNIVINGTIDVAGRNAQLTGSVALPGGGGGGGGVLTLVSRGTLSVGTNGFIRAGGGNGANGLATGAPTGQLYGGGGGGGGGIVQMLSANPPVIANAANIIVTGGAAGAGAVSGTATVLAAAGGGGGASGGDGGDGTKSTAASGAAEAGSQGDFSISVTPQPELLFY, via the coding sequence ATGCTGAACGCGTTTGGGAGAGCCCTGCTGGGCTCGGGGCTGCTCGCCGTGGCGGCCTGCAAGGGCTCTGCAGGCTCGGCGGGCTCGGAGGGGCCCGCGGGTGCTCCGGGGCCTCAGGGCGCCGCGGGTCCGCAGGGTGAGCCGGGAGCCACCGGGGCGCAGGGACCTGCGGCGCTCGTGGCTACCCTGCCCGAGCCCGCGGGCACGAACTGCCCCCACGGCGGGGTGCTGCTGCAGGCCGCGGTGGACCGCAACGGCAACGGCGCGGTGGACGAGGGCGAGGCAGACCCCACCTCCGCACGCTACCTGTGCAACGGCGCGGACGGAGCGCAGGGGGCGCAGGGGCCGGACGGCCCCACCGGCCCTCCGGGAGAGCCGGGCGCGCTCGCGCTCTACGGCGACGGCTCGGCGGGAGACTTCACCCTCTTCAGCACCTCGCCGCCGCGCAACCTGGCCATCGGCTACGGCAGCATGGTGAATGGCGCGAACCTCATGTTCCACAACGTGCGCATCGACGGCACGCTCATCGTCGCGAGCGGCACCACGATCCGCGCCACCGGCGACATCACCCTCGGCCCGCTCGGCATCATCGCCGTGAACCCGGAGCAGCAGGTGCAGAGCATCAACTCGCCCTCGCGAGGCATCGCCCTCTCCGCGGCGGACGGCTACCAGGGCGGCCGCGGCCTGGACCTGGGCCGCTCCGCGCTGCTCACCCGCTTCGACCTGAGCGGCGCGGGCGGCGGCTTCCGCCCGAAGCACGGCAACACGACCAGCGCCTTCGGAGGCGAGGCCGGCGGCCGCCTCATCCTCGCGGCGCGCGGCAACATCGTCATCAACGGGACCATCGACGTCGCGGGGCGCAACGCGCAGCTCACCGGCAGCGTGGCCCTGCCGGGCGGAGGGGGAGGAGGCGGAGGCGTGCTCACCCTCGTGTCGCGGGGCACCCTCTCGGTGGGGACCAACGGCTTCATCCGCGCCGGGGGCGGCAACGGGGCCAACGGCCTCGCGACGGGTGCTCCCACGGGCCAGCTCTACGGCGGCGGAGGCGGTGGCGGTGGCGGCATCGTGCAGATGCTCTCGGCGAATCCGCCGGTCATCGCCAACGCGGCGAACATCATCGTCACCGGTGGCGCGGCCGGAGCGGGGGCCGTCTCGGGCACCGCCACGGTGCTCGCGGCCGCGGGGGGCGGCGGCGGTGCCTCGGGCGGTGACGGTGGAGACGGCACGAAGTCCACGGCGGCCAGCGGCGCCGCGGAGGCCGGCAGCCAGGGTGACTTCTCCATCTCGGTGACGCCGCAGCCCGAGCTCCTCTTCTACTGA
- a CDS encoding peroxiredoxin family protein codes for MVSLDAPAPDFEALTTQGQRLRLSSLRGRPVVLFFFPAAFTPVCTREAKEFGDVLPQLRAAGAEVVGISTDEHQVQCDFAVATGATYPMVGDPEAGIARSYDVVWPLLKRTQRVTFVIDAQGIIRGIFHHELRVGHHVRMVVRAVQALATAAR; via the coding sequence ATGGTCTCGCTCGACGCCCCCGCCCCCGACTTCGAAGCCCTCACCACCCAGGGGCAGCGCCTGCGCCTGTCCTCACTGCGCGGCCGGCCCGTGGTGCTCTTCTTCTTCCCGGCGGCCTTCACGCCCGTGTGCACGCGCGAGGCGAAGGAGTTCGGCGACGTGCTCCCGCAGCTGCGCGCGGCCGGCGCGGAGGTGGTGGGCATCTCCACCGACGAGCACCAGGTGCAGTGCGACTTCGCTGTTGCCACCGGCGCCACCTACCCCATGGTGGGAGACCCCGAGGCCGGCATCGCGCGCAGCTACGACGTGGTGTGGCCGCTGCTCAAGCGCACGCAGCGCGTGACCTTCGTCATCGATGCGCAGGGCATCATCCGCGGCATCTTCCACCACGAGCTGCGCGTGGGCCACCACGTGCGCATGGTGGTGCGCGCGGTGCAGGCGCTGGCCACCGCCGCGCGCTGA
- a CDS encoding RidA family protein, with translation MRSIQPSSAPPAGHYSPGIVARGLVFVSGQVAEGPDVGSQVRGALEKVRTVLEAAGARLEHLVQLTVFLHGMEHWDAVDAAVASVLGAHRPTRAVIPVGDFGDGILVELTAVAALPE, from the coding sequence ATGCGCTCCATCCAGCCCTCCTCCGCCCCTCCCGCAGGCCACTACTCCCCCGGCATCGTCGCGCGCGGCCTCGTCTTCGTCTCCGGCCAGGTCGCGGAGGGACCGGACGTGGGCAGCCAGGTGCGCGGCGCGCTGGAGAAGGTGCGCACGGTGCTGGAGGCGGCCGGCGCGCGCCTCGAGCACCTCGTGCAGCTCACCGTGTTCCTTCACGGCATGGAGCACTGGGACGCGGTGGACGCCGCGGTGGCCAGCGTGCTCGGCGCGCACCGGCCGACGCGCGCCGTCATCCCGGTGGGCGACTTCGGCGACGGCATCCTCGTGGAGCTCACCGCGGTGGCCGCGCTGCCGGAGTAG
- a CDS encoding PPC domain-containing protein gives MSQFRGAVALLASAMLALAGCSGNEAKLVITTQPASGVAGEPLGVVVQVQDGDGKALDVPAKVTLKLSGEGASLGGTVTQIAQGGKATFADAWVEGGGAGLVLEASAEGVEDLEGGTVKSASFDVEAVALRFEGLVQAYRASLPLDAFRVSVVSAKDGRVVRVARPVKLGVGNNPTGAVLSGAEATTVDGVATFDALRFDRAGQGYTLSATAPGASATSGAFSLSNAADEREPKDKTATGAQLNDTFATAEPLQVGLPLFGDLTPSATEAGGEAKNDVDTYRFSAHAGQLLEVATYATRLDQANWKHGIRVTLVAAKDEQVLFRIGQNESTGTDLDFGLEQVRIPADGDYLLVLEPDVGDSTELDGGRYATWVQLAGAPALLQLEQEEAGKGGGNDSIAAAEAIAPGVVYGYYEGLAGSGTTEGDYYKFEIAAPTRVRFALTAHRNGMYVPEERPGYYDPALYVYTAEGVQLWNNDDTYWYDSSVELLLSTPGTYYVRVTRCCNTGAGPYFLSFSAQGVQAAVDPGTNTTSETAMGIAYGQYVSATVASDADVRWYKFSGKAGDLVELYPFGKGNSDVSPVYVDALLYSASDLAKELPFEDMGAADVYRTILVKDGEYLVRMSGDRAGSFTFLLERAATSRFETEPNDTLPAAGTEPQASAFDAQGWASGIISNSDTHVDVDSFAFQADANQLVSVSLYGNWSDEGDDYSSWGSALNAKMKILDRQGNVLASVRHEQGDEVLGVPSSLNRMSATMEISFRAPARGDYYLVVEEDVPSAIVVPTVIRTGRVSAMGGIVESPADPTANYYAVQLWKNQ, from the coding sequence ATGAGTCAGTTCCGGGGGGCAGTGGCCCTGCTCGCGAGCGCGATGCTCGCGCTGGCGGGGTGCAGCGGCAACGAGGCGAAGCTGGTCATCACCACGCAGCCGGCATCCGGCGTGGCCGGCGAGCCGCTGGGCGTGGTGGTGCAGGTGCAGGACGGCGACGGCAAGGCGCTGGACGTGCCGGCGAAGGTGACGCTGAAGCTCAGCGGCGAGGGCGCGAGCCTGGGCGGCACCGTCACGCAGATCGCGCAAGGGGGCAAGGCCACCTTCGCGGACGCGTGGGTGGAGGGCGGCGGCGCGGGCCTCGTGCTCGAGGCGAGCGCGGAGGGCGTGGAGGACCTCGAGGGCGGCACGGTGAAGAGCGCGAGCTTCGACGTGGAGGCGGTGGCGCTGCGCTTCGAGGGGCTTGTGCAGGCCTACCGCGCGAGCCTGCCGCTCGACGCCTTCCGCGTGAGCGTGGTCTCCGCGAAGGACGGGCGGGTGGTGAGGGTGGCGCGCCCGGTGAAGCTGGGCGTGGGCAACAACCCCACCGGCGCGGTGCTGAGCGGCGCCGAGGCCACCACGGTGGACGGCGTGGCGACCTTCGACGCGCTGCGCTTCGACCGCGCGGGCCAGGGCTACACCCTCAGCGCGACCGCGCCGGGCGCGAGCGCCACCAGCGGCGCCTTCAGCCTGAGCAACGCCGCGGACGAGCGCGAGCCGAAGGACAAGACGGCCACCGGCGCGCAGCTCAACGACACCTTCGCCACCGCGGAGCCGCTGCAGGTGGGCCTGCCCCTCTTCGGCGACCTCACCCCGAGCGCCACCGAGGCCGGCGGCGAGGCGAAGAACGACGTGGACACCTACCGCTTCAGCGCCCACGCGGGCCAGCTGCTCGAGGTGGCCACCTACGCCACCCGCCTGGACCAGGCGAACTGGAAGCATGGCATCCGCGTGACCCTGGTCGCCGCGAAGGACGAGCAGGTGCTCTTCCGCATCGGCCAGAACGAGAGCACGGGCACTGACCTGGACTTCGGCCTCGAGCAGGTGCGCATCCCCGCGGACGGCGACTACCTGCTCGTGCTCGAGCCGGACGTGGGCGACAGCACCGAGCTGGACGGTGGCCGCTACGCCACCTGGGTGCAGCTGGCCGGCGCGCCCGCGCTGCTGCAGCTCGAGCAGGAGGAGGCGGGCAAGGGCGGCGGCAACGACAGCATCGCCGCCGCCGAGGCGATCGCGCCGGGCGTGGTGTACGGCTACTACGAGGGCCTCGCCGGCTCGGGCACCACCGAGGGCGACTACTACAAGTTCGAGATCGCCGCTCCCACCCGCGTGCGCTTCGCGCTCACCGCGCACCGCAACGGCATGTACGTCCCCGAGGAGCGCCCGGGCTACTACGACCCCGCGCTCTACGTGTACACGGCCGAGGGCGTCCAGCTCTGGAACAACGACGACACGTACTGGTACGACTCGAGCGTCGAGCTGCTGCTGAGCACCCCGGGCACCTACTACGTCCGCGTGACCCGCTGCTGCAACACCGGCGCGGGCCCCTACTTCCTCTCGTTCTCCGCCCAGGGCGTGCAGGCTGCGGTGGACCCGGGCACCAACACCACCTCCGAGACCGCCATGGGCATCGCCTACGGCCAGTACGTGAGCGCCACCGTGGCCTCGGACGCGGACGTGCGCTGGTACAAGTTCAGCGGCAAGGCCGGCGACCTGGTGGAGCTCTACCCCTTCGGCAAGGGCAACAGCGACGTGAGCCCGGTGTACGTGGACGCGCTGCTCTACTCCGCGAGCGACCTCGCCAAGGAGCTCCCCTTCGAGGACATGGGCGCCGCGGACGTGTACCGCACCATCCTGGTGAAGGACGGGGAGTACCTGGTGCGCATGAGCGGCGACCGCGCCGGCAGCTTCACCTTCCTGCTCGAGCGCGCCGCGACCAGCCGCTTCGAGACCGAGCCCAACGACACCCTGCCCGCCGCCGGCACCGAGCCCCAGGCGAGCGCCTTCGACGCGCAGGGCTGGGCCTCCGGCATCATCTCCAACTCGGACACCCACGTGGACGTGGACTCGTTCGCCTTCCAGGCGGACGCGAACCAGCTGGTGAGCGTGTCGCTGTATGGCAACTGGTCCGACGAGGGCGACGACTACAGCAGCTGGGGCTCGGCGCTGAACGCGAAGATGAAGATCCTCGACCGCCAGGGCAACGTGCTGGCCAGCGTGCGGCACGAGCAGGGCGACGAGGTGCTCGGCGTCCCGAGCTCCCTCAACCGCATGAGCGCGACGATGGAGATCTCCTTCCGCGCCCCGGCGCGCGGCGACTACTACCTGGTGGTCGAGGAGGACGTGCCGAGCGCCATCGTGGTGCCCACCGTCATCCGCACCGGCCGGGTCTCGGCCATGGGGGGCATCGTCGAGAGCCCGGCGGACCCCACGGCGAACTACTACGCCGTGCAGCTGTGGAAGAACCAGTAG